The Armatimonadota bacterium region CGTCAGCGAAGCATCTCCAAGTGTTGCTACAGTGAGATTCTTCGCTTGCGCTCAGAATGCCCAGACCAACCTCACCCCCGTCCACTCTCCTATGAGGAGAGGGGCGATGGTGGTTCCCCCTTCCCTCGCAGGGCAGGAAGCCAGGCGGTTAGGTGGAGAAATCAATGGCGTACAACGGCTCGGCGGGAGCCTCGTCCCCTACAGGGTGAAGGCGAGGATCATACTTGACAGACTACTACTGGGGCTAAAGTACAAGCATCTTACCGAGGTTGGGTAGAGTGGAAGTTGCGTTGATGTGCCTGGCATCGCTCGGCGCAGGCTTTTTCGATGCCATCGTGGGAGGTGGGGGACTTATTCAGATACCCGCTTTGCTCCTGCTCTTCCCCCAGTTCGCTCCGGCGACCGTGCTGGGAACGAATAAGCTGATTTCCATCAGCGGGACGACGGTGGCAGCGTGGCAATACGCCCGAGGCGGGCATGTGCAATGGCGAACCCTGCGCATACCCATTGTGGCAGCGTTTCTCGGTTCGGCTGCAGGGGCGAGGCTGGCGGGGCATCTCAGCGCGTCCGTGATGCGCCCGCTGGTCGTGGTATTGCTTGTCGCGGTGTGGGTATACACGTGGCAACGGAAGGAGTTGGGGCTGGTCAAACGCCATCCCGCTACCTCATACCCCCCGGAATGGGTTACCTCCCTCATCGCGCTGGTGGTGGGGATGTACGATGGCTTCTTTGGACCGGGCACGGGCAGTTTCATGATGTTTGGCATGACCGCGCTGTTGGGGATGGAGTTTTTGCAGGCGACGGCGCATACCAAAGTGCTGAACTGGACAACGAACCTCGCCGCGCTGGTCACTTTCGGCTGGCAGGGGCATGTGCAGTGGCTGTTCGCGATACCGTTTGTGGCGTCGAATGTGTTGGGTGGATGGTTGGGCAGTCGCCTGGCGATGCGCCGCGGTAGCCCGTTCATCCGCAAGTTCTTCCTCTGGGTAGTCGCGGCGATATTGGCGAGGTTGATTTGGGATACGTGGAGGTAGGCTACAGCGGGTTCACTGGCTCCCCGTTTCGGCGTACCTCAAAATGCAGGTGGGGTCCTGTTGCCAGCCCCGTTGCACCTACGTAGCCGATGACCTGTCCCTGTTTCACCGTTTGCCCTTCGCCGACAGCCAGCGCAGAGCAGTGGCCGTACAGTGTGGCGACGCCCCCGCCGTGGTCAATAATCACCGTGTTTCCATAGCCGCGTCGGTAGCCGGCGAAAACCACCTCGCCGTCCGCT contains the following coding sequences:
- a CDS encoding UPF0721 transmembrane protein → MCLASLGAGFFDAIVGGGGLIQIPALLLLFPQFAPATVLGTNKLISISGTTVAAWQYARGGHVQWRTLRIPIVAAFLGSAAGARLAGHLSASVMRPLVVVLLVAVWVYTWQRKELGLVKRHPATSYPPEWVTSLIALVVGMYDGFFGPGTGSFMMFGMTALLGMEFLQATAHTKVLNWTTNLAALVTFGWQGHVQWLFAIPFVASNVLGGWLGSRLAMRRGSPFIRKFFLWVVAAILARLIWDTWR